From Glycine max cultivar Williams 82 chromosome 11, Glycine_max_v4.0, whole genome shotgun sequence, the proteins below share one genomic window:
- the LOC100776355 gene encoding uncharacterized protein, with translation MRVGTSFLALLSLLPLLLSLQFSSAQLPADTDNISSRTLDAILQDCAFKAFLRPKTGVPYDGKVPRSLNGIRVSAMRLRSGSLRTRGVESYKEFQIPIGVFEQPYVERLVFVYHNLGNWSEKFYPLPGYIYLAPVLGLMSYSGANLSDSELPELDIRASDKPILIKFPHVESAPLGSVPTCVYFDLHGSVQFDILLHGNVCSTFQQGHFSIVVESNAPSPAPAAVAVAADVGRSGSGRNNSMVWIIVASLVGGCFLLIMLSLLVAKVRRTRQGMKIQQLEWAAESNETLQIASIGGTKAPLAIGTRTRPTIENDYIP, from the coding sequence ATGAGGGTTGGAACCAGTTTCCTTGCACTGCTCTCACTGTTGCCACTGcttctttctcttcaattttCAAGTGCTCAGCTTCCAGCTGACACTGACAACATCTCATCACGCACCCTTGATGCCATTCTCCAAGATTGCGCCTTTAAGGCATTTTTGAGGCCAAAAACTGGGGTACCCTATGATGGCAAAGTGCCCAGAAGCCTAAATGGGATTAGAGTTTCAGCAATGAGGCTCAGGAGTGGTAGTTTGAGGACAAGAGGTGTTGAAAGCTATAAAGAGTTTCAGATCCCAATTGGGGTTTTTGAACAGCCTTATGTAGAGAGGCTGGTTTTTGTGTACCATAACTTAGGCAATTGGTCTGAGAAGTTTTATCCTTTGCCTGGTTACATATATTTGGCTCCTGTTTTAGGTCTAATGTCATATAGTGGTGCCAATTTGTCTGATTCTGAgttgcctgaattggacataaGAGCTTCTGATAAGCCAATTTTGATCAAGTTCCCTCATGTGGAATCAGCACCATTAGGGTCAGTGCCAACGTGTGTGTACTTTGATCTACATGGTTCAGTGCAATTTGACATCCTATTACATGGGAATGTTTGTTCAACTTTCCAACAAGGGCACTTCTCTATTGTTGTGGAGTCTAATGCCCCTTCCCCAGCACCTGCTGCTGTTGCTGTTGCTGCTGATGTTGGGAGAAGTGGTAGTGGGAGGAACAATTCCATGGTGTGGATAATTGTTGCATCTTTGGTTGGTGGATGCTTCTTGTTGATTATGTTGAGTTTATTGGTTGCTAAAGTGAGGAGAACCAGACAAGGGATGAAGATCCAGCAATTGGAATGGGCAGCTGAGAGCAATGAAACTTTGCAGATTGCATCTATTGGGGGCACCAAAGCACCATTGGCAATAGGGACTCGCACAAGACCAACCATTGAAAATGATTACATACCTTAG